The DNA segment ATTAATTCATTCACATGATAACCAGCAATTTTACAAAAATGATCACTTGCAAATGTAATTATTCCTTTTTCATCTGTTTCACTTACTAAAAAAGCAAATTCATCTAAAATTATCTCTTTTGACATATTTAATCCTCTCTTAGCTTACTTTTTTTGTTTTAGCGTCTTGAACTAAAATTTGAGCCATTTTTAAAGTTTGTTCTGAAATTAAAGACACATTACTTGCTTCAGCAGCATTTTCTTGAGTAGCTTTATCAAGTGTACTTATTGCTCTATTTATTTGTTCGATTCCTTTTAATTGTTCATTTGAAGCTACACTTACATTTTGAATAATTTCTAAAGTTTCAATTATTTGAGAATTTAAATTTTTGTAGCCTTTTATCATCTCATCTGATATCTTTTTACCTTCATCCGTTTTATGAGAAGCTTTTTCAACTAAATCTTTTATTTCTTTAGCAGCTTGTGCACTTCTACTTGCTAAATTTCTTACTTCGCCAGCAACGACTGCAAATCCTTTTCCAGCTTCACCTGCAGTCGCTGCCTCAACTGCTGCGTTAAGTGAAAGAATATTTGTCTGAAAAGCTATATTATCAATTACACTTATTGCTTCATTTATAGCTTTAACTTCAGAATTAATTTCATCCATAGACGAAGCCGTCTTATTTGCTAAATCTTCACCTAAAGTAACTGAATCCCTTACATCTTTGCTTAAGCTTGCCATTTTTAATGCATTTTCTGTATTATTCTTTGTAATACTAGTAATCTCTTCTAATGCTGCTGCTGTTTCTTCTAAAGAAGCAGCTTGCTCATTTGCCCTATGTGCTAGATTATCTACACTTTTACTCATTTGGATCGAAGTACTTTCAAGTAAATTACCATTTTCTAGATTTTGTTTTGCATTAGAATTTAATTCAGTACCAAGTTGATTGATTCTTTCCATTGTAAAAAGCATTCTACCTTTTATAATTGGATCTATTTGTATTTGTTTAGTATAATCTTGTTCAGTATAAAGACCAACTATTTGTCCTAAATCTTCTATATTTTTATTAGTTCTTTCTAACATATTATTTACAATAGTTTTTAAAGTGTGAATCATTGGATTTGTAGTTGTTGCACTTATTCTAGCTGTATAGATACCTTGAGATACTTTATCAAGAGCAATTACAATTTCACCCATAATATGCATATCATCTTTTCTAGTTTTATCAAATTGCTGTACATATTGATTTAATTCTTTTAAAATATACCCTATTTCATCATTTTTAATATATTCAGCAACTCTTATGTAATTAGTTTTAAAAAATACAAATTCCATTAAATTCTGCAAATATTCTTCAAGTCTTGCTATTCCTCCAACAACTCTTTGTATTGATTTATAACTAAGATAAGCAACAAGTATTGCAAAAAATACATTCAATGCAATAATTCCCCAAGTTTTTTTATCACTAAATAAAGCAAAAGCACTAATTGTAATAAAACCAATTTGGCTAATAACCATTATTAAAGTGATTCTATATTTCGTTGAAATATTTATAACCATCCTTTTTCCCTTTTTTTAATAATCTTTAAAATATTCTCCTACAAATTTTTAAAGATTAAAGTAGATAAATAACTTTTCATAGTTTATAATACACATTATTTATTTCATAATGATTTCAAAAAAATAATCCTTTTATTTTTTATTAGATTTAAATATTGAGTTGAGAATTTTAATCTTAAAAAATAGCATCAAAATAGCTATATATCGTAATTAAAAACGTTTTAGTTAGTATAAATAAATTTAAAATTTTTCTCTATGATTTTTATTTCATAGAGAAAATTTATATTTGATTTATTCCTCATCATATTCATATAAAACCGTACTAAGATATCTTTCTCCTGTATCACATAAAATTGTTACTATTGTTTTATCTTTATTTTCAGGACGTTTAGCTATTTGAGAAGCTACATGAACATTTGCACCAGCTGAAATTCCAACTAGTAGTCCTTCTTCTTTTGCTAAATTTCTTGCTGTTTCGATTGCATCTTCATTTGAAACTGTAACGATTTCATCGTATATTTTTGTATTCAATACATCAGGAATAAACCCTGCTCCTATTCCTTGAATTTTATGTGCTCCAGGATTTCCACCACTTAACACTGGTGAGGCTATAGGTTCAACAGCAATAACTTTTATATTTGAGTTATATTGTTTTAGTACTTCTCCAATCCCAGTAATTGAACCTCCTGTTCCAATTGCAGCAACAAGAAAATCAATATTTCCACCAGTATCATTTAATATTTCTTGAGCTGTTGTAACTCTATGAACTGCTGGATTAGCTTTATTTTGAAATTGCTGAGGAATAAATGAGTTATCTATTGTTTTACTCAATTCTAAAGCTTTTTCTACAGCTCCTTTCATACCTTTTTCAGGCTCAGTTAACACAAGCTTAGCACCTAAAGCTTTTAAAAGTCTTCTTCTTTCTAAACTCATTGAACTAGGCATTGTAAGAATTAGTTTTATACCTTTTGCTGCACAAACTGATGCTAGTGCTATTCCAGTATTTCCACTTGTTGGTTCAATAATTGTTGTATTTTTATTTATTAATCCATCGATTAAAGCCTCATTAATCATATTAAAACCAATTCTATCTTTAACAGAATGAGTTGGATTTAAAAATTCACATTTACCCAAAACAGTTGCTCCACTTGAACTTGCATCTTTAAGTTTTACAAGAGGTGTATTTCCTATTAATTCTGTTACATCATTTGCATATTTCATATTTTTTCCTTATTTTAAATTTTAAATCTATTCTAAAGCATTGTTTATGCTTTAAACTTTTTATGAATGGTGAATATATATTTCTTAGTAAAATCAATAAAAATTCTAAATAACAATCCTAAAATAAGAGCTAATCCAAGAATTATATTTAATTCATTCAAATCTATATTTTTAGTTGTTTCAACAAATATCAAAGTAATTAATGAAAATAAAATCAAAAATATTTTATTTAAAATAGTTAAAATCATTATTTATCACCTATATTCCAGCACCATCAATAAAATAGTCATCTAATAGGTCAAAATTAATTTCTTTTTTATTTCGCTTTTTATGAATCTCATCTAAGTTTTCACTACTAACAAGATGTTTTTCTTCAAGTAATTTTTCTAATAATTCAATTCTTTTATTTAAATACTTGAATGCCTCTTTTTCAATATCAGGTAAATCACTATGAATAAATTTTCCTGATTTGTCATACCTTTTAATAACTTTTGCAGGAATTCCAACTGCTGTTGTATAGTCTGGAACATCAGAAATAACAACTGAATTAGCTCCAATTTTAGAACTTCTACCAATTGTAATATTTCCTAAAACTTTTGCTCCACTTCCAATTACACTATTAGCTTTAACTGTTGGATGCCTTTTACCCTTGTTAAGACTAACTCCACCTAATGTTACACCTTGGTAAATTAGTACATCATCTTCAACTATTGTAGTTTCTCCAATTACAACTCCTATTCCGTGGTCAATAAAAACTCTTCTTCCAATAGTTGCTCCTGGATGAATATCAACATTTGTTAAAAATTGACTAATTCCACTATATATTCTTGATAATTTTTTTAAACCTTTTAAATACAATCTATTTGCTATTCGATAATGTATTATCGCCCAAACACCTGGATAATTAAATATAATCTCTAAATTTGATTCAAGTGCTGGATCGTTATATTTTGGAACATTAAAATCTTCTTTTATTTGAGTAAAAAGTCCCAATCTTGAATGTCTACTTTGCATTAAACAAATCCTTTTAATCCTTATTTTAGTACCCAACAATCTACTTTCAAATTTGAGATTAAATTATCTTTATATTTCATCTATTTTAATGGTGAAATATAAAAGTTAAAAAAATAAAATGAGTAGAATCTTTTTAAAATTCTTCTCATTTTATAAAATTATCTAAAATGACTATTTTTAAATTCTTTTATTTTTTCAACCAAGAAATCTATCTCTTCTTTTGTATTATAAAAAGCGATTGATGGTCTAACTGTTGCTTCCACACCAAATCTTCTTAAAATTGGTTGTGCACAATGATGCCCAAATCTTAGAGCAATTCCTTTACTTGTAAGATATTCCCCTACTTTTTGAGTATCAAACCCATCTAAAACAAAAGATAAAACACTTGTTTTTTCTTTTGCTGTTCCTATTAATCGTAATCCTGAAATTTGAGTCATTTTAGAAATTGCATACTCTAACAATTCATGCTCATATCTATAAATATTATCAATTCCAATTTTACTTACATAATCAATTGCAGCACCTAATCCTACTGCATCTGCTATATTTCCTGTTCCAGCTTCAAATTTATTTGGAGCTTCTTGGTAAACAGTTTTTTCAAACGTAACATCAGCTATCATGTTTCCACCACCTTGATATGGATACATTGTTGCTAAAACTTCTTTTTTTCCATAAATTGCACCAATTCCTGTTGGTCCAAAAACTTTATGTCCAGAAAAAACATAAAAATCACAATCAATATCTTGAACATCAACTTTTATATGCGATATTGCTTGGGCTCCATCAATTAAAACTTTAACACCATATCTATGAGCAATTTTTGTAACTTCTTTTATAGGAACTATTGTTCCTAAAGCATTTGAAACATGTGCAACAGAAACAATTTTTGTTCTAGGAGTTATAAGTCTTTCAAACTCACTTAATAAAATTTGACCACTATCATCAACTGGTATAACTTTAATTTTTGCTCCTACTTCAGATGCTAAAAGTTGCCATGGAACAATATTTGCATGATGTTCTAAATTTGAAACTATAATTTCATCATCTTTTTGAATATTAAATTTTCCAAAACTTTGAGATATTAAATTTATAGCTTCTGTAGCACCTCTTACAAAAATAATATCATTTAAAGATGGTGCATTTAAAAACCTTGCAACTTTATCTCTTGCACTTTCATATGCATCTGTTGCACGTGCAGCCAAAGCATGTGCACCTCTATGAACATTTGAATTTTCATGTTCATAAAAATAATTAAGTCTATCAATAACACTCTTTGGTTTTTGAGTAGTTGCTGCATTATCAAGCCAAATTAAAAAATTTTTTCCGTCAACTTTTTCACTCAATATTGGAAAATCTTTTCTTATT comes from the Aliarcobacter cibarius genome and includes:
- the cysK gene encoding cysteine synthase A; this encodes MKYANDVTELIGNTPLVKLKDASSSGATVLGKCEFLNPTHSVKDRIGFNMINEALIDGLINKNTTIIEPTSGNTGIALASVCAAKGIKLILTMPSSMSLERRRLLKALGAKLVLTEPEKGMKGAVEKALELSKTIDNSFIPQQFQNKANPAVHRVTTAQEILNDTGGNIDFLVAAIGTGGSITGIGEVLKQYNSNIKVIAVEPIASPVLSGGNPGAHKIQGIGAGFIPDVLNTKIYDEIVTVSNEDAIETARNLAKEEGLLVGISAGANVHVASQIAKRPENKDKTIVTILCDTGERYLSTVLYEYDEE
- the cysE gene encoding serine O-acetyltransferase — protein: MQSRHSRLGLFTQIKEDFNVPKYNDPALESNLEIIFNYPGVWAIIHYRIANRLYLKGLKKLSRIYSGISQFLTNVDIHPGATIGRRVFIDHGIGVVIGETTIVEDDVLIYQGVTLGGVSLNKGKRHPTVKANSVIGSGAKVLGNITIGRSSKIGANSVVISDVPDYTTAVGIPAKVIKRYDKSGKFIHSDLPDIEKEAFKYLNKRIELLEKLLEEKHLVSSENLDEIHKKRNKKEINFDLLDDYFIDGAGI
- a CDS encoding family 2A encapsulin nanocompartment cargo protein cysteine desulfurase; the encoded protein is MITHNNSSNFDSEFYKNQIEILSNGYFPEFDQPTRGKIENSFDYEKVLQTKFYKDRLDTKEFDNVENNFVNSSLLENQNSISNFQIVPQSNRSIEIFNVESIRKDFPILSEKVDGKNFLIWLDNAATTQKPKSVIDRLNYFYEHENSNVHRGAHALAARATDAYESARDKVARFLNAPSLNDIIFVRGATEAINLISQSFGKFNIQKDDEIIVSNLEHHANIVPWQLLASEVGAKIKVIPVDDSGQILLSEFERLITPRTKIVSVAHVSNALGTIVPIKEVTKIAHRYGVKVLIDGAQAISHIKVDVQDIDCDFYVFSGHKVFGPTGIGAIYGKKEVLATMYPYQGGGNMIADVTFEKTVYQEAPNKFEAGTGNIADAVGLGAAIDYVSKIGIDNIYRYEHELLEYAISKMTQISGLRLIGTAKEKTSVLSFVLDGFDTQKVGEYLTSKGIALRFGHHCAQPILRRFGVEATVRPSIAFYNTKEEIDFLVEKIKEFKNSHFR